From Blastochloris viridis, one genomic window encodes:
- a CDS encoding iron chelate uptake ABC transporter family permease subunit, with protein MTVGAQGNWGFVLSLRGGKLAGLVLVGTAVAISTVLFQTLTENRILTPAVMGFDALYVTIQTAVVFALGAQGAAAIDPRWRFAGEALLLAVVALGLFRWLFDGRRGLHLVVLAGLVFGILCRGLSNLLQRVLDPNEFAVLQGMLFARFSVADTALLPVAAGIIIAAGVFAVRLAPTLDVLALGREPAVNLGIDHKRMVTILVIVIAVLVSVSTALVGPVLFFGLLVSNLAYLALGTDRHRYTLPAAALIAVTCLAAGQTVLERVLGYDAALSVVIEFAGGIVFILLLLRGTRT; from the coding sequence ATGACGGTGGGCGCCCAGGGCAACTGGGGGTTTGTGTTGTCGCTGCGCGGCGGCAAGCTCGCGGGGCTGGTGCTGGTGGGCACGGCGGTGGCGATCTCGACCGTCCTGTTCCAGACCCTCACCGAGAACCGCATCCTCACCCCGGCGGTGATGGGGTTCGACGCGCTCTATGTGACGATCCAGACGGCCGTCGTGTTCGCCCTCGGTGCGCAGGGCGCTGCCGCCATCGATCCGCGCTGGCGCTTCGCCGGGGAGGCGCTGCTGCTTGCCGTGGTGGCGCTCGGCCTGTTCCGCTGGCTGTTCGACGGGCGGCGCGGCTTACACCTCGTGGTGCTGGCCGGCCTCGTCTTCGGCATATTGTGCAGGGGCCTGTCGAACCTGCTCCAGCGCGTCCTCGACCCCAACGAATTCGCGGTTCTGCAAGGCATGCTGTTTGCCCGCTTCAGCGTGGCGGACACCGCGCTGCTGCCCGTGGCGGCGGGGATCATCATCGCGGCGGGCGTTTTCGCCGTTCGCCTCGCTCCGACGCTGGACGTGCTGGCGCTCGGCCGCGAGCCTGCCGTCAATCTTGGCATCGACCACAAGCGGATGGTGACGATCCTCGTCATCGTCATCGCCGTGCTGGTCTCCGTGTCCACCGCGCTGGTGGGGCCGGTGCTGTTCTTTGGCCTGCTGGTGTCGAACCTTGCCTATCTCGCGCTCGGCACCGACCGGCATCGTTACACCCTGCCGGCCGCGGCGCTCATCGCCGTGACGTGCCTTGCCGCCGGGCAGACGGTGCTCGAGCGCGTCCTCGGCTACGATGCGGCGCTCAGCGTGGTGATCGAATTCGCCGGTGGCATCGTCTTCATCCTGCTTCTGCTCAGGGGCACCCGCACGTGA
- the entS gene encoding enterobactin transporter EntS, with protein MRRFFLDLSLLQRNTAFRNLLVARGISLMSLGMLVVSVPVQVYALTGSSFQVGVVAALDGIGMFLGLLLGGVLSDIYDRRRLILVARSVCGIGFVGLAVNSLMATPSLSVIYALAFWDGFFGALGVSALMAAMPFIVGRENLMQAGALGMLVTRFATIVSPAVGGLVIVASGPAWNYGIAAAGTLLTVLTLLSLPSMVPERRAIEHPLAMMSSAFSFLLRHKHLLVVFAMGTLLTLTTSIRILFPAIVTDTLGGGAFEIGLMYSAVPLGATLGAILSGWARGLRQPERAMSGLCAVAFACVVALGAAAHFPLILAALVIYGYANSIASLLQYTIIQDHTPDHLLGRINSLWAAQDVAGDSLGAVGIGALVQALPKTGIAVMGIAALAVGGLLAVAFNAKRRADVPAGQPAAGEG; from the coding sequence GTGCGCCGCTTCTTCCTCGATCTCTCGCTGCTTCAGCGCAACACGGCGTTCCGCAACCTCCTCGTCGCCCGAGGCATCTCGCTCATGAGCCTTGGAATGCTGGTGGTGAGCGTGCCGGTGCAGGTCTATGCGCTGACCGGCTCCAGCTTCCAGGTGGGCGTGGTGGCGGCCCTCGACGGCATCGGCATGTTTCTGGGGCTGCTGCTCGGCGGTGTGCTGTCGGACATATACGACCGGCGGCGCCTCATCCTCGTCGCCCGCAGCGTCTGCGGCATCGGATTCGTCGGTCTCGCCGTCAACAGCCTGATGGCAACGCCGTCGCTCTCGGTCATCTACGCGCTCGCGTTTTGGGACGGCTTCTTCGGTGCCCTCGGCGTCTCGGCGCTGATGGCCGCCATGCCCTTCATCGTCGGCCGCGAGAACCTGATGCAGGCGGGCGCGCTCGGAATGCTGGTCACGCGTTTCGCCACCATCGTCTCGCCGGCCGTCGGCGGTTTGGTGATCGTCGCGAGCGGCCCCGCCTGGAACTACGGCATTGCGGCGGCGGGGACGCTGCTCACCGTGCTCACCCTACTCTCGCTGCCCTCGATGGTTCCGGAGCGCCGCGCCATCGAACATCCGCTCGCCATGATGTCGTCGGCGTTCAGCTTCCTGCTGCGCCACAAGCATCTGCTCGTGGTGTTCGCCATGGGCACGCTGCTGACGCTCACAACCTCCATCCGCATCCTGTTTCCGGCCATCGTCACCGACACGCTGGGCGGCGGCGCATTCGAGATCGGGCTCATGTATTCGGCCGTTCCGCTCGGCGCGACGCTGGGCGCGATCCTCAGCGGCTGGGCGCGGGGGCTGCGCCAACCGGAACGCGCGATGTCCGGCCTGTGCGCCGTCGCCTTCGCCTGCGTGGTCGCGCTCGGCGCGGCGGCGCACTTTCCCCTCATCCTCGCCGCGCTCGTGATCTACGGCTACGCCAATTCCATCGCCTCGCTCCTGCAATACACCATCATCCAGGACCACACGCCGGACCATCTCCTTGGCCGCATCAACAGCCTCTGGGCAGCGCAGGACGTCGCCGGCGACAGCCTCGGCGCGGTGGGCATCGGCGCCCTCGTTCAGGCGCTGCCGAAGACGGGCATCGCCGTGATGGGCATTGCCGCACTCGCTGTGGGCGGCCTCCTTGCCGTCGCCTTCAACGCCAAGCGGCGCGCGGACGTCCCCGCCGGGCAGCCGGCGGCTGGGGAAGGCTGA
- a CDS encoding ABC transporter permease, with product MTTPEPLIALAGIRRAFTQGGVTSEVLRGISLTIHAGEFVAIVGQSGSGKSTLMNILGLLDSPTGGTYRFAGQDVSSLSREAQAELRREVFGFVFQRYHLLPGVSARANAQLPAVYAGMGGEARERRAAALLERLGLGDHLDHRPDQLSGGQQQRVSIARALMNGGEVILADEPTGALDSASGGAVMDLLRELAAEGHTVILITHDPAVACIARRVVEIRDGVIVGDSGDGEATQPPPAPAARPERHAPALFALSEALRSALTALAGNPFRTALTLLGVVIGTASVIAMLAIGEGTRRQVLARAAATGTDWIVVMPDNDNPALPGGRMTLADAQALAMLPNVKAVNPGRWTTVTLTAGAVSVRSEAFGTSIAYPETFRWTTRKGAFFTAEDDRAGAPVMVLGATVAARLLPGVADPSGRYVLANGIPFLVTGVLEPKGPDERGMDRDDRVVLPLSTAASRLIGSSDLGGIQVTVKDTGHLAETKRHVRETLLARHRMEDFFINDMASRIAELAQTQSAMAGLLAVIASVSLLVGGIGVMNIMLMSVTERTREIGIRMAVGASGRDILSQFLAEAMILAGAGGVAGLALGLAVGVGAAVAMDLSVVFQLKAIALALAGAVGTGLLFGYMPAGRAARLDPVQALARE from the coding sequence ATGACGACGCCCGAGCCCCTCATCGCACTCGCCGGCATCCGCCGGGCCTTCACTCAGGGAGGGGTGACGAGCGAGGTGCTGCGCGGCATCAGCCTCACCATCCATGCGGGGGAATTCGTCGCCATCGTCGGCCAGTCCGGTTCCGGCAAGTCGACGCTGATGAACATCCTCGGCCTGCTCGACAGCCCGACCGGCGGCACCTACCGCTTTGCCGGGCAGGACGTGAGTTCGCTCTCGCGTGAGGCGCAGGCCGAACTGAGGCGCGAGGTGTTCGGCTTCGTCTTCCAGCGCTACCACCTCCTGCCCGGCGTCAGCGCGCGGGCGAATGCCCAGTTGCCGGCGGTCTATGCCGGCATGGGCGGCGAGGCGCGGGAACGGCGGGCAGCGGCGCTTCTGGAGCGCCTGGGCCTCGGCGATCACCTCGACCATCGGCCGGACCAGCTCTCCGGCGGCCAGCAGCAGCGCGTCTCCATCGCCCGTGCGCTCATGAACGGCGGCGAGGTGATCCTCGCCGATGAGCCCACCGGCGCGCTCGACAGCGCCAGCGGCGGCGCGGTCATGGACCTCCTGCGCGAGCTGGCGGCGGAAGGGCACACGGTCATCCTCATTACCCACGATCCGGCCGTGGCGTGCATCGCCCGCCGTGTGGTGGAGATCCGCGACGGGGTCATCGTCGGCGACAGCGGCGACGGGGAGGCGACCCAGCCGCCGCCGGCGCCCGCAGCCCGGCCCGAGCGGCACGCGCCGGCACTGTTCGCCCTCTCGGAGGCGCTGCGATCGGCGCTGACCGCCCTCGCCGGCAATCCGTTCCGCACGGCGCTGACGCTGCTCGGCGTCGTCATCGGCACCGCCTCGGTCATCGCCATGCTCGCCATCGGCGAGGGCACGCGGCGGCAGGTGCTCGCCCGCGCAGCCGCCACCGGCACCGACTGGATCGTGGTGATGCCGGACAACGACAACCCGGCCCTGCCGGGTGGCCGCATGACCCTCGCCGACGCGCAGGCGCTGGCGATGCTGCCGAACGTGAAGGCGGTCAATCCGGGCCGCTGGACCACGGTGACCCTCACTGCCGGCGCCGTCAGCGTGCGATCAGAAGCCTTCGGCACGTCCATTGCCTACCCGGAGACGTTCCGCTGGACCACGCGCAAGGGCGCCTTCTTCACGGCGGAGGACGACCGCGCCGGCGCCCCCGTGATGGTGCTCGGCGCGACGGTGGCAGCGCGGCTTCTTCCGGGCGTCGCCGACCCATCCGGCCGCTACGTGCTCGCCAACGGCATCCCCTTCCTCGTCACCGGCGTTCTGGAGCCCAAAGGGCCCGACGAGCGCGGCATGGACCGTGACGACCGCGTGGTGCTGCCGCTGTCGACCGCCGCGAGCCGCCTCATTGGCTCGAGCGACCTCGGCGGCATCCAGGTCACCGTGAAGGACACCGGCCATCTCGCCGAGACCAAGCGCCACGTGCGGGAGACGCTGCTCGCGCGCCACCGAATGGAGGACTTCTTCATCAACGACATGGCGAGCCGCATCGCCGAGCTGGCGCAGACGCAGTCGGCCATGGCGGGGCTGCTGGCGGTCATCGCTTCCGTCTCGCTGCTGGTGGGCGGCATCGGCGTCATGAACATCATGCTCATGAGCGTCACCGAGCGTACGCGCGAGATCGGCATCCGCATGGCGGTGGGCGCCTCGGGGCGGGACATCCTGAGCCAGTTCCTGGCGGAAGCGATGATCCTCGCCGGCGCCGGCGGCGTCGCCGGCCTCGCCCTTGGCCTTGCCGTGGGCGTCGGCGCGGCCGTGGCCATGGACCTTTCCGTCGTGTTCCAGCTCAAGGCCATCGCCCTCGCGCTTGCGGGGGCCGTGGGGACCGGGCTGTTGT
- a CDS encoding ABC transporter ATP-binding protein, producing MIEIAHVSKSYGAARVLDDVSLALPAGGLTAIIGPNGAGKSTLLSIVARLLPMDTGRVTIDGLDVTTTPGIVLAKRVAILKQDNQITPRLTVGELVGFGRFPHSRGRLTRADAEKIAEAIGYVDLSGLRDRLIDELSGGQRQRAFIAMVLAQDPTCLLLDEPLNNLDMKHAASTMKLLRRAADGLGKTVVVVIHDINFAACYADRIVAMKDGRVVVHGTPDDIMRSDVLKAVYDMDVTVHELNGFRLGAYYR from the coding sequence GTGATCGAGATCGCCCACGTATCGAAATCCTACGGCGCCGCGCGCGTCCTGGACGACGTGTCGCTCGCGCTGCCGGCGGGCGGACTCACCGCCATCATCGGCCCCAACGGTGCCGGCAAGTCCACGCTGCTGTCCATCGTGGCGCGGCTGCTGCCTATGGATACGGGCCGTGTGACCATCGACGGCCTCGACGTGACCACGACGCCGGGCATCGTGCTGGCGAAGCGCGTGGCCATCCTGAAGCAGGACAACCAGATCACGCCGCGCCTCACCGTCGGCGAACTCGTGGGCTTCGGTCGCTTTCCCCATTCTCGCGGAAGGCTCACGCGGGCGGATGCCGAGAAGATTGCCGAAGCCATCGGCTACGTGGACCTTTCGGGGCTCCGCGACCGCCTCATCGACGAGCTTTCCGGCGGCCAGCGCCAGCGCGCCTTCATCGCCATGGTGCTGGCACAGGATCCCACCTGCCTGCTGCTCGACGAGCCGCTCAACAATCTCGACATGAAGCACGCCGCGAGCACCATGAAGCTGCTGCGCCGGGCGGCCGACGGACTGGGCAAGACGGTGGTGGTGGTGATCCACGACATCAATTTCGCCGCCTGCTACGCCGATCGCATCGTCGCCATGAAGGACGGCCGCGTCGTGGTCCATGGCACGCCGGACGACATCATGCGCTCGGACGTGCTGAAAGCGGTCTACGACATGGACGTCACCGTGCATGAGCTGAACGGATTTCGGCTCGGCGCGTACTACCGATGA
- a CDS encoding efflux RND transporter periplasmic adaptor subunit encodes MWPPGTAGLIRHHAGLLAGLGVALAGAGYFLDAWPGAHSQEPHFETAVVTRGTIEDSVTALGKLQPRDYVDVGAQASGQLLRLYAHEGDVVAAGQLLAEIDPTLQEAQVEAGEAEIARLKAQLIDLEARARFAADRAHRQARLVRNQFTSAEENDRAAMESATATAQLEMTRAQIRQVAANLRSNQAQLRYTKVFAPMAGTVVSVEARQGQTLVATYQTPQLLRIADLSVMTVWTQVAEADVPQLKAGMPVWFTTLGHPDRRWESRVRQILPAPSQVGTGGTGISGSPGNGVVLYTALFDVPDPDGELRPQMSAQTFFITARAENALIVPAAALKPVEGESSRFTVRVLESDGAVPRTVRIGVRTRFKAEVLEGLIEGERVITGERVEKERSAVRFTQ; translated from the coding sequence ATGTGGCCGCCCGGAACCGCAGGCCTGATCCGCCACCACGCCGGCCTGTTGGCAGGGCTGGGCGTGGCTCTGGCCGGCGCCGGCTATTTTCTCGATGCCTGGCCCGGCGCCCATTCGCAGGAGCCGCACTTCGAGACCGCCGTGGTGACGCGCGGTACCATCGAAGACAGCGTCACCGCTCTCGGCAAGCTCCAGCCGCGCGACTATGTCGACGTCGGCGCCCAGGCCTCTGGCCAACTGCTGCGTCTCTACGCCCATGAGGGCGATGTGGTGGCCGCCGGCCAACTTCTCGCCGAGATCGACCCGACGCTCCAGGAAGCACAGGTGGAGGCGGGCGAGGCGGAGATCGCACGGCTGAAGGCGCAGCTCATCGACCTCGAAGCCCGCGCCCGCTTCGCCGCCGACCGCGCACACCGGCAAGCGCGCCTGGTGCGCAACCAGTTCACCAGCGCGGAGGAAAACGACCGCGCCGCCATGGAATCGGCCACCGCGACCGCGCAGTTGGAGATGACCCGTGCCCAGATCCGGCAGGTGGCGGCCAACCTCCGGTCCAACCAAGCGCAGCTGCGCTACACCAAGGTGTTCGCCCCGATGGCCGGCACCGTCGTCTCGGTTGAGGCGCGGCAGGGCCAGACGCTGGTCGCCACCTACCAGACCCCGCAACTGCTGCGCATCGCCGACCTGTCGGTGATGACGGTGTGGACCCAGGTGGCCGAGGCGGACGTGCCGCAGCTCAAGGCAGGCATGCCGGTTTGGTTCACCACCCTCGGCCACCCCGACCGCCGCTGGGAAAGCCGGGTGCGCCAGATCCTGCCCGCCCCGAGCCAGGTCGGCACAGGCGGGACGGGCATCAGCGGATCGCCCGGAAATGGTGTCGTCCTCTACACCGCCCTGTTCGACGTGCCCGATCCTGACGGCGAGTTGCGCCCGCAGATGAGCGCACAGACATTCTTCATCACGGCCCGCGCCGAGAATGCCCTCATCGTACCGGCGGCGGCGCTGAAACCGGTGGAGGGCGAGAGCAGCCGCTTCACTGTGCGCGTGCTGGAGTCCGATGGCGCCGTCCCGCGCACGGTGCGGATCGGTGTGCGCACGCGCTTCAAGGCGGAGGTCCTCGAAGGGCTCATTGAAGGCGAGCGCGTGATCACCGGCGAGCGCGTGGAGAAGGAGCGGAGCGCCGTCCGCTTCACCCAATGA
- a CDS encoding ABC transporter permease, whose protein sequence is MANCGSGVAPAPRAGRAAAFGLAGLGLLALSAASVLIGVGDMSLAALAGGDAQGHAPLLLAASRVPRTLALLFAGLSMGVCAALMQMLFRNRFVEPTTAGTAEAASLGLLCATLLAPGFPVIGKMAVAALFAVAGTVLFLQIVNRIAFRGAVIVPLVGLMLGGVINALTTFLAYRTDLLQSLAAWTMGDFSGVLRGRYEFLWLNVALAAVAYVTADRFTVAGLGDAFARNLGLDYRRIVALGVTIVALATATSIATAGTVPFLGLLVANVVGLVMGENLRRTLPWIALSGAAFLLACDIIGRLIRFPYEIPVGTVAGVAGSVVFLYLLLGRRFHLG, encoded by the coding sequence ATGGCGAACTGCGGATCGGGCGTCGCGCCGGCGCCGCGGGCCGGGCGCGCAGCGGCCTTCGGTCTCGCCGGCCTCGGCCTTCTCGCTCTCAGCGCGGCAAGCGTCCTGATCGGGGTGGGAGACATGTCGCTTGCCGCTCTCGCCGGCGGGGACGCCCAGGGCCATGCACCGTTGCTGCTCGCCGCGAGCCGGGTGCCGCGCACGCTGGCGCTGCTCTTTGCCGGCCTGTCCATGGGAGTGTGCGCGGCGCTGATGCAGATGCTGTTCCGCAACCGCTTCGTCGAACCCACAACCGCCGGCACAGCGGAGGCGGCGAGCCTCGGCCTCCTGTGCGCCACCCTCCTCGCCCCCGGCTTTCCGGTGATCGGCAAAATGGCGGTGGCGGCGCTGTTCGCCGTGGCCGGAACCGTTCTGTTCCTGCAGATCGTCAACCGCATCGCTTTCCGCGGCGCGGTCATCGTGCCGCTCGTTGGGCTCATGCTGGGGGGGGTCATCAATGCCCTCACCACCTTTCTTGCCTACCGCACCGACCTGCTCCAGTCGCTCGCCGCCTGGACCATGGGCGACTTTTCCGGCGTGCTGCGCGGGCGTTACGAGTTCCTGTGGCTCAACGTCGCCCTCGCCGCGGTCGCCTATGTCACGGCGGACCGCTTCACCGTTGCCGGCCTCGGCGACGCCTTCGCCCGCAATCTCGGGCTCGACTACCGCAGGATCGTCGCCCTGGGCGTCACGATTGTCGCGCTGGCAACCGCGACCAGCATCGCCACCGCCGGCACGGTGCCATTCCTCGGCCTCCTCGTGGCCAACGTGGTGGGGCTCGTCATGGGCGAAAATCTGCGCCGCACCCTGCCCTGGATCGCGCTTTCGGGCGCCGCCTTCCTCCTCGCCTGCGACATCATCGGCCGGCTCATCCGCTTTCCCTATGAGATCCCGGTCGGCACGGTGGCAGGCGTCGCGGGAAGCGTCGTGTTCCTCTATCTGCTGCTCGGGCGGCGCTTCCACCTTGGCTGA